From the Microbispora sp. ZYX-F-249 genome, the window GCCGGCCTGAAGGTGCCCGAGGACATCGCCCTGGTCGGATTCGACGACATCGAGGTGGCCGCGCTCGTGCCGCCGGGCCTGACGACCGTCGCCCAGGACAAGGACGGCTTCGGCATCGCCGCCGCGGAGGCCGTCGTCTCCATGATCAACGGCGCGGACGCCCCGCCGCCCCGGATCCTGCCGGCCACGCTCGTCGTGCGCGGCTCCAGCACACCTCCGCTCTGAAGTCCGGCCCTTTCACGCATACTCGGGAACCGCGGCGAGACCGACCACCGCGCTGTGGTCCCTCACCGCACGGACACAATCCCCGGTCCCCGGCGCAGGGCCGGCACCACTCCGGAGACCGCGGCCCTCGCTCGGGCCGGTCAGCGCTGGAAGCAACCTCCGCCGCACACCGAGGCCCGCAATCGCGCCGATGGAAACCCACGGTCCGCGTCCGGGCCGGTCACTGCGCCGGAAGGAATCTCCGGTCCTCGCGAAGTCCGCTTCGCTGGACACAACGCTTCGGCCCTCGCTCCCTTCCGCTCCGCTCCCTCCGGCCCCGGGTGAGACGTATGGGGACAGCGTGCATTCTGGAGCGCTCCGCTCCCGGGGGCGCTTATCGTGATGAGGCATCCATCGCTTTGATCCTCCGGGGGACGTCCGTGTCCGAGCAGTCCTGGCCTGCCCGCATCCGTGCCGAGTTCGCGCAGCGCGTGCTGGATCTGCGGCACCAGCACCCCGGGATCCTCGCCTCGCTCGACCAGCACATGGCCGCCGTCAGGCACGCCATCGCGGAGCTGGGCGAGCGGGTGGGCCCCGCCTCTCTGGTCGCCTACCTGATCGGCTACTGGGACGGCGCGCGGGAGAAGGGCTGGCGGGCGCCCGGACCGGGCCAGCCGCTCGACTTCGCCGCCCTGCGTATGACCGCCGTCTGCCTGATGCTCGACGCCGCGGCCGAACCGGCCTGACAAAGCAGCGGCGGGGCGCCCCTCCCCGTGGAGGGACGCCCCGCGACGAACGGCGCCGCGCTCACCCGCGCGGCGAAGGAGGCTCCTCCGGAGGATCCGGCCAGGAGGAGGTGGGCCGCGCCTCGCCCGGCGCGTCCTGCGGCATCGGCGCGTCCTGCGGCATCGGGGCGCCCTGTGCTCCGGGAACCCCCTGTGCTCCGGGAACCCCCTGCGCTCCGGCCCCCTGTGCTCCGGGAACCCCCTGCGCTCCCGGAACCCCCTGGGAGCCCGCCTGAGCCCCCGGCGAGACCGGCGGAACCGTGTTTCCCGGCGAGACCGTGCCGGCCGGGGGGACGGGGGTCGTCGGTGCGCCCGGGGCGGCCGGCGGAGTGCTCTCGGGATACGCGGGCCGGGGCGCCTGCGCACTCCCGGTGCTCGGCGCGGCACCGGCGCTCGGCGCGACATTCTGCGGGTACGCCGCCGGGGCCGGCTGGGCGAAGGCCCCCACCCGCTGCTCGGTCCGCGGCACGGTGACCGTCTCCATCGCGTCGGCACGGCCCCTGCTGTAGGCCGCGGCCTGGGCGCGGATGGTGTCGGTCTCCGCCTCCGCGCGGTTCAGCCAGTGCTCCCAGCGCTGCTGCATGGGCCGCACCAGGCCCCCGCCGACGCCGACGATGAGGATGCCGGCCACCGCGGCCAGGAAGGCGATCAGCACCGGGGTCGTGACCGTGGTCGCGACCTCGATCTGGTTGAGCGCGGCGATGACGCCGAGGCCGATGATGAACACCGACGCGATCGTGGCCAGCGCCCGGCCGTACGACAGGGAGCCCAGGGCGGCGGTGACGATGTCCTTGACCGCCCTGGCGATGGCGGTGGCGACCACGATGATGATGATCGCCACGGCGGCCTTGGGCAGCCACGCCACCACTCCGGCGAGCAGCTCGCTGACGGGGTTGGGCCCGAAGACGGAGAACGCGATCTGCAGCGTGACCAGCAGGACCGCGTAGTAGACCAGTTTCGCGAGCAGACCGGACGCGTCGTACTTGCTGCGCGCCAGCGCCCGCCCCACGCTGCCGCGCTCGACCCAGCGGTCGAACCCGACGCGTTCGAGGACGGCGTCGACGGCCTTCCGCAGTGCCTTGGCGATCAGCCAGCCCACGGCGAGGACGACGACGAATGCGAGGAACTTGGGGACGAACGTGGCGACCGACGACCAGGCGTCAGCCACTCCTCTTCCCCAGTCGACCGGAGCGGCCATGGGTCCTCCTGTTCAGAGCCTTCCGCGACGTACGACGCCCACGGCTACCCGGTGATCCGCGTCTCATACCGCAAACCCTTTCCGTATGTTGTACGGTACGGCATACGGAAACGAGAGGGGCTGTTCGTGTACGAGCCGAGCGACGAGGAACTGAAGAGCGTCGAGGACTGGTTCGCCCAGTACGACGCGCTGGCCGAGCAGGGGGAGATCGAGAGGCTGGCCGACCTCGCGGTCTTCCCGATGAACCTGGTCACGGACGTGCCGGGCGGCTTCGCCGCGGTCCGGCAGTGGACGCGCGAGGAGTACGTCGAGGCGATGAAGGAGGCCATGGGCGGCGGAACGGCGGGGCTCGGGCTCGAGTCGGCGCGCACGCCGCGTTTCCTCAGCCCCAACCTCGTGTTCGTGGAGACCACGGCGACGATGACGGTCGAGGGCCGGAGGGAGAGCATGCACTATGGCGACCTGCTGGTGCGCACCGAGGAGGGGTGGGCGTTCCAGACGATGGCACAGGGCGGCTGGGGCCACGGCTGGCCGCCCGCCAAGCGGGGCTGATCCGGCAGAAAAAACAATCTGCGCACAGATCCGCGGCGTGATTGGGATTTCCGCTGTCGCGAAGGATCCGGCGGCGCGAGAAACGACCGCCGGTCTCCGCAGCGACACCTGAATCACCAAGCACCTCCCGGTGCGAAGGCGACGGTTACTTCGATTTGGGATCGAGTGGTCGCAGGTTCGAGTGCTGCCCGGCCGGAAATCCGGTCGGTAGCTCAGCCGGCAGAGCGCTGACACCGTCGCCGCTTCCGATCTCGGACGCGTTCCGGACAACGAGGACGGGCTCCTTCCCTGATGTGGAAGGAGCCCGTTTTCATGGCGAAATTCAACACCGGCACGGCCGGGCCCGCGCCGGTCAGCCCGGTGACCACCGAGGCCGTCCCGCGCGGTCGTACGCACGAGGGCGCGGCCGGCTACCTCCGCGACCCCAGGTCGGAGCTGTTCGTCCTCGCGGTGTCCACCATGGTGGGCGAGGACGCCTTCTACGAGAGGGCGGGCGACCGCGACGGCACTCGTCGCCTCCGTGCTCCAGCGGGCGGACGAGCCGGGAGAGGCGCTCGCCTACTGGACATCCCGATACGGCCGGGCCGTCCCCAAGCCGGTCAAGCGCGGCATCGCCGACGCCGTGCGGCGGCTCTACACCGAACGCTCCCCGGTCAAGTACGACAGCGGCGCGCGCGGCTTCCGGTTCGGGGACGTCGTCGAGCTCGTCCACCCCACCCCCGCCGACGACCGGCGTGCCTGGCAGGGCGACCTGTTCGCGCACGCGCTCGACCGGCGCCACAACCGCGACAAGCCGATCCCCGCGTCGCTGCGCACGCTGCGTGAGCGGGCCGCCCTGCTCGTCCTTCCGGCGGAGGAGCGCCGGACGGCGCTGCCCACGCCGGAGCGCCTCGCCGCGGCGGGCATGACCTGGGAGGCGCTCTCCGGCTGGCTGCGGGGCCCGATGGACGCACAGGCCTGGTCGGCCGTCATCCCGTCGATGGGATATATGGCGCTTTTGAGCAATCTGCGGAACTTCGAGCTACCGGGCCGCGGCGATGCGGACCGGCTCGGCGAACCGGCACGGTTCGGCGGCTTCTCCGACGCCTGTTTCCGGATGATCCCCCTGCTGGAGGCGGGCGCTTCGGCCGGCCGGCCGTTCTGACAGCACTCACCGCGGGGGGGGGCGACGCAGCGCACTCCGGACAGTTGTATAGGCTTCCTATGTAAATCTGGTTCCCGTCCGGAGGAACATCTGTGTCCGTCTCCCCGAACGCCGATCCCCGCGAGGACGTCCACCCGGTCTCGGCCATCCTGGACGACCTCGCGGTGCTCGCCGTACGGCGGCTGTCCACGCGCGACATCAGCCTCACGGCCGCGACGACCCTGTCGTACCTGGACAGGAACGGCCCGGCGCGGCTCAGCGTGCTCGCGGCGGAGCAGGGCGTCACCCAGCCGTCGATGACCCAGCTCGTGCAGCGCCTGGAGCGCGAAGGGCTGGTGAGTCGCGGCGTCGACGCCCAGGACGGCCGCGCGGTGCTGGTCGGTGTCACCGACGCCGGCCGCGCACTGCTGGCCGAGCGGCGCCGCCGGCGCAGAGAGCGGCTCGACGAGTTGCTCGGCACGCTGTCCCCCGGCGAGCTGCGTGAGCTGACGCGGGCCGCCGGCGAGTTCCTCCCCCTGCTCCGCCGCCTGCTCCAGAACGCGGCCGACGAGTAGGGCCCGGTCGGCTCCCCCTCGCTACTACCAGGAGGTCCGGTGAGCTCTGCTCATGCCCCCGCATCCAATCCCTTCAAGCAGCCGAAGGCGGTCTGGGCCGTCGCCTTCGCCTGTGTGATCTCGTTCATGGGGATCGGCCTGGTGGACCCGATCCTGCCGGCCCTCAGCTCGAAGCTGCACGCCTCGCCCAGCCAGGTCTCGCTGCTGTTCACCAGCTATCTGGTCGTCACCGCCGTGGCGATGCTGGTGACCGGTTGGGTCTCCAGCCGGATCGGCGCCAAGCGCACCCTCATCGCGGGCCTCGCCCTGATCGTGGTGTTCGCCGCCCTCGCCGGGATGTCCGGCAGCATCGGCGGCATCGTCGGCTTCCGCGCCGGCTGGGGTCTCGGCAACGCGCTGTTCATCGCCACCTCGCTCGCCGTCATCGTCGCGTCGAGCAGCGGCGGCTTCGCCGGCGCGATCATCCTGTACGAGACCGCGCTCGGCGTCGGGATCGCGGTCGGCCCTCTGCTCGGCGGCGTGCTGGGCGGCATCAGCTGGCGCGGCCCGTTCTTCGGCGTCGCGGTCCTGATGGCGATCGCGCTGATCGCCACCGTCACTCTGGTGCGGCCGACGCCCACGCCGGCGGCCAAGACCAGCGTCGCCGCCCCGATCAAGGCCCTGCGCCACCGTGGCCTGCTCATCCTGGGCCTGACGGCGCTCTGCTACAACTGGGGCTTCTTCACGGTGCTGGGCTACGCGCCGTACCCGATGGAGCTCAACGAGCACCAGCTCGGCCTCGTGTTCACCGGCTGGGGAATCCTCGTCGCGATCTTCTCGGTCTTCGGCGCCCCGCGGTTGCAGGCCCGCTTCGGCATCGCCCGCACGCTCTACGCCAACCTCGTGCTGTTCAGCCTCGACATCCTGGTGATCGCGCTGTTCACCGACAACCGGGCCGTCGTGATCTGCGGCGTGATCGTGGCCGGGATCTTCATCGGCGTCAACAACACGGTCACCACCCAGGCGGTCATGACCGTCGCGCCCGTGGAGCGGCCGATCGCCTCCGCGTCGTACGGCTTCATCCGGTTCATCGGCGGCGGGCTCGCGCCGTTCGTCGCGGGCAAGCTCGCCGAGCACTTCGACAGCCGGCACGCGCCGTTCTACCTGGGCGCCGCCGCGGTGCTCCTCGGCGCGGTGGTCCTCACCGCCGCGCACCGGCAGCTCGGCGAGGCCGAGCGCGCCCAGGCGGAGATGGCCGCCGCCGACCCGGCCGCCGCCGACCCGGCCGCCGCGCGGCGGGAGGAACTGGAGGAGGAGGCCCTGGCCGAGGACGTCGGCTCGGCCACCTGATCGACGCGCCGGTGGGGCCGCGCCGCGGCGGTCCCATCGTGCGTTTTGCGGAGGCTTTGCCGAGGGGGCGGGAATGGTTAGGGCCGCCCGATTGTGGTTACTCATGTCTGGGCTGGTCGTGGCCTTCAGAGGTGAGGGGATGCGGCCCGCCGCAACGACGGGAGTACCGAATGGTTCCCCACGTCTCCCCCGCTCCCGCATCGGGACACGAACCGCTGCGGCGACCACCGCGGGGCGGGGCCGCCACAGGCCCGTGGGCCGGAATGACGCGGATCATCGCGTGCGGCGAGATCGACATCGGCACGGCCGGTCACCTCTACAGAGCCGTCCTCGACGTCCTGCGCCGGCAGCGGCCGGTCCGCATGGAGCTCGACCTCGCGCGGGTCACCTTCCTCGACGCGTCCGGCGTACGCGCGCTGCTCATGAGCCGGGACGCGGCGGCCGAGGTGGGCTGCCACCTCACGGTGGTCGAGCCGAGCCGTATCGCGCACCGGGTCCTGGACATCGTCGGCCTGCTCGAGACCCTCGGCCTGGCCCCCGTCCCACCGCCCTCGCCACCCGCCGGCGACCGCTGAGCCGAGGGGCCCCGGCCCGGTCAGCGGTCCTCGCGCGTGCGCAGTTCCCCGGTGTCCACCAGGTATTCGGCGACCTCGACCAGCTTGGTGTTGGTCTGCTGGCTGGCACGCACGAGCAGCGAGAACGCCTGATCCGCGGTCAGCTTGTGGCGTTCCATGAGGACGCCCTTCGCCTGTCCGATGAGGTCGCGGACGGCGATGGCGCGCCTCAGCTGCTCCTGCTGGCGGGCTCCCGACATCGCCACCGCCGCGTGGGCCGCGAACAGCAGGCCGACATGCTCGGATTCGTCGTCGAAGGCGTTCCGCTCACGTGAGTACAGGTTCAGGGCGCCCAGGTCGCCCTTGTGGACGTACAGCTGGAAGGAGAGCATGCTTCTCACGCCGAGTTCGACGGCGCGCCGGGTGAACTCCGGCCATCGCTCCTCGTGGGTCATGTCCGGCAGCCGCACCGTCCTGTGCTTGTAGGTGGCGTCGAGGCACGGCCCCTCTCCGGTGTCGTACTGCGCCTTGTCCGCCTGCCGCACCAGGTCGCCCGTCGAGGCCTGGGTCTCGACCTCGCGGCGGCGGATGACGACGGTCAGCCCCGCGTCCTGCGCGCCGGGGACCGTGTCGACGGCCGCGCCGACGATGGCGTCCAGCGTCTCCTGGGCGGTGTCCTCGTCCTGCAGGGTCCGCGCGAGATCGCTCAGCTTGACCGCGAGCTCGTCGCCGGCGGCGTGTCCCGTGAAGGCCGACGACGGCCGGCCCCGCCCTTTGTCCCCGTTCGCATCCCTGGCGGCCACGCGTCGTCACCACCTCTCGGCAACCGCTCCGGGTGGCTCATCAGAGCCATGCCCGCACCATGACGCGCCATGCCCGGCGGAGGCCGCCGGGACAGCGGGATTTCCGAGCGACCCCGGGGCCCGGCTGCGCGAGAGCCGGGTCAGATCCGCGTGAGCAGGTCGGGGGTGAGCGCGGCGACGCCGGCGCAGCCGGACAGGGCCAGGGTGAGATCGGTCTCCGCCAGCACGCAGCGGATCACGTGCTCCACCCCGGCCTGGCCGTCCAGCCCCAGCCCGTACGCGTACGGGCGGCCGAGCAGCACGGTCCTCGCGCCGAGCGCGAGCGCCTTGACGACGTCGTCCCCGGTGCGGATGCCACCGTCGAACAGCACGGTGAGCCGGTCGGCCACGGCGTCGGCGACGGCCGGCAGGGCGTCGGCCGCCCCGATCGAGCCGTTGACCTGGCGTCCGCCGTGGTTGGAGACCACGACGCCGTCCATTCCGGCCTCGGCGGCCAGGCGGGCGTCGTCGGGGTGCAGGACGCCCTTCAGCACGATCGGGCCGTCCCAGTGCTCGCGCAGCAGAGCGAGGTCCGGCCACGTCTTGCCCGGGTCGCCGAACATGCCCACGAAGTGCAGGACGGCGGCGTTCGGGTCCTCGTGCACCGGCCGGGCGAGCCCGGCCTGGAACGCCGGGTCGGTGAAGTAGTTGGCGGTGCCCACGCCGCGCAGGAACGGCAGGTACGCCTGGTCGAGGTCGCGCGGCCGCCAGGCCAGCAGCGGGGTGTCGAGGGTGACGACGAGCACGGTGAACCCCGCCGCCTTGGCCCGGGCCAGGAAGCTGAGGGTGACCTCGCGGTCCTTGCCCCAGTAGAGCTGGAACCACCGCTCGGCGTCCCCCATGGCCGCCGCGACGTCCTCCATCGGCGTGCTGGAGGCCGACGACAGCACGAAGGGCACGCCCAGCGCCGCCGCCGCGCGGGCGGCGGCCCGCTCGGCCTCGGGGTGCATGATCGACAACACGCCGATCGGCGCCAGCGCCAGCGGCGCGGGCAGCTTCCGGCCGAGCACGGTCACCGACAGGTCGCGTTCACGCACGTCGCGGAGCATCCGGGGCACGATCCGCCAGTGGTCGAGCGCCTCGCGGTTGGCGCGCTCGGTGCGCCCGCTGCCCGCGCTCCCGGCGACGTAGCCGAACGGGCCCGGGCCGAGCCGCCGTTCGGCCATCTCCTCCAGCCGGGTCAGGTCGGTCGGCAGCCGGGGAACGGTCCCGGTCATGCCGTTGAGGTAGATCTCGTACTGGAAGTCCGCCCAGGTGGTCATCGTCGTCCTCGTTCCGAATCGACAGCGGCACGCTACCGAATCATGGGGCGAGAGCGGCCAACTGGGTCATAGCGGCTCACCGGGGCCCGGGGGCGCGGCGGAAGGCGAAGGGCTCGCTCTCCCGGCCCGGCACGACGAACCAGCACTCGCCGGTCCCCTCGCTCGCCAGCAGCGAGAAGAACGCGTCCGCGACCGTCTCGACGTCGAGGATCGGGAACTTCATCTCGTCCAGCAGCGCCTTGATGTCGCCGTCCAGGATCGCGGTGTCCGCGAACGACGGGCACAACCCCTGCACCCGGATGCCGAGGGGCTCCAGCTGCGGGCCGAGCGAGCGGACGAGGCCGACGACCGCGTGCTTGTTGGCCGCGTAGATGGGATCCTGCGGAATGCCCACGATCCCCGCCATGCTGGCGGTCGCCACGATCACGCCCCCGGCCCGCATCGCCGGCAGCGCGGCGTGCACGCCGAAGACGACGCCGTCGAGGTTGATCCCCATCACGCGCCGGTAGCGGCCGAGGTCGAAGTCCTCGCCGAGCCCGCAGCCCGAGGCGACGCCCGCGTTGAGGAAGGCGAGGTCGAGCCCGCCGTGCCGCTCGACCGCGAGCGCGACCGCGGCCTGGTTGTCCTCCAGCCGGGACACGTCGGTCCGGACGAACGAGGCGCCGATCTCCTCCGCGGTGCGCTCGCCGGCCTCGGCGTCGACGTCGGCCAGCACGACGTGCGCGCCGTACGCCGCGAGGCGGCGGGCGACGCCCGCGCCGATGCCGCCCGCGCCCCCGGTGACGAGCGCGACCTTGCCGGAGATGTCGTCGGTGTTCACAGTGGGAGTCCTCCCGTCGCGGCCCTGGTCGAGCCGGTGGCCCGGTAAGCCTCGATCGTCCGTTCGGCGATGCGCATCTGGTGGATCTCGTCGGCGCCGTCGGCGAACCTGGCCCATCGGGCGTGCTGGAACATGTGCGCCAGCGGGGTGTCGGTCGAGTAGCCGAGCGCCCCGTGGATCTGGATGGCGCGGTCGACGATCCGGTTGAGGCTGTTCGCCACGAAATGCTTGGCCATGGAGACCTCGGTGCGGAAGTCCTCACCCTTGTCGATCTTCGAAGCGGCGTGCAGCACCATGAGCTTGCACTGGTACAGCTCCATCGCCGAGTCGGCGATCATCCACTGCACGCCCTGCTTGTCGGCGAGCCGCGACCCGTGGCTGTACCTGTCCAGCGCCCTGCCCACCATCATGTCAAGGGCCGTCTCCGCCTGCGCTATCCACCGCATGCAGTGCGCCAGCCGGGCCGGGCCGAGGCGGTACTGCCCCAGCCGGTGGCCGTTGCCCCGCCCGCCGAGCACCGCGGAGTCCGGCACGCGCAGGTCGGTGATGACGATCTCGCTGTGGCCGGTCGAGCCGTGCATGGTCTCGATCTCGCGTACGTCGTGCCAGCCCTCGGCGGGCAGGTCCACGAGGAAGGCGGTGTTGGCGCCCCGCGCGCCCTCCGGCAGGTCGAACTCGGTCTTGGCGATCAGGATCGCGAAACTCGCCCTGCGGGCGTTGGAGATGAACCACTTGTGCCCGTTGATCACCCACTCGTCGCCGTCCTTCACGGCGTTCGTACGGATGAGCGTGGGATCGGAGCCGGCCACCTCGGGCTCGGTCATCGCGAAGCACGACATCGTCACGCCGTCGAGCAGCGGACGCAGGTAGCGCTCCTTCTGCTCGTCGGTGCCCCAGTGCAGCAGCGTGTGCATGTTGCCCTCGTCCGGCGCCGCGCAGTTGAGCACCCACGGGCCGAGCCTGGTCTTGGCCGCCTCGGCCTGCACCATGGCCAGTTCGACGTGGCCGAGGCCCATGCCGCCCCACTCCTCGGGCATGTGCGGCAGCCAGAGCCCCTCCTCCTTGGCCCGGCGGCGCAGGCCGACGATCGTGCGCAGGTAAGCGTCCCGGGTGAGCGCCTTCTCCGCGGAGTCCTCGAACGGCTTCACCGCCGGGATCACGGTCTCCTGGATGAACGTCCGCACCCGCGCGCGTATCTCCTCGTGCTCGGGGGCGAGCGTGAAGTCGATGGCCATGATCCTCCCTCGGGCGCCCGCTAATGCGGCTGCCGCACCAAATAAGGCGATCGCCTGAAATACCGTATCCTTCGGGCGTACGGGCGACAAGGGAGGCGTGATGGCGGCGGAGACCACGGTCCGGCGGCTCGTGGACGCCGCGGAGCGCCTGTTCGCCGAGCGCGGCATCGACGCGGTCTCGCTGCGCGAGATCAACGCCGCCGCCGGGCAGCGCAACTCCACCGCGCTGCAGTACCACTTCGGCGACCGCGCCGGACTGCTCAAGGCGGTGCTCGCCAAGCACCGGCCGGAGATCGAGGCGCGGCGTCACCAGCTTCTGGACGAGTACGAGGCACGCGGCCCGCTGCCGCCGGCCCAGGCACGCCGCACGCTCGCCGCCGCGCTCGTCCGCCCGGCCGCCGCCAAGCTGGCCGACCCCGACGGCGGCCGGGCCTACCTGCGGGTCATGGAGCAACTCCTCCACCGCATGCCGCCCGGCCTCCCCGACGACGGCGGTGGCGGCAGCATCGGCCGCTGGCGGGAGCTGGTCGCCCCGCTGCTCCCCGAGGCCGCCGTACGCCTGCACCAGCGCTTCATGGCGATCCGCATGACGTACGTGGAGCTGGCCCGCCGGGCGGGCGCGGCCCCGGCACGGGACGACCGCCTGTTCACCAGCCACCTGATCGACGTGGTCACGGCGGTCCTCGCCGGCGAGGTCTCCGACGAGACCGCCCGGCTCCTCGCCGAACGCGAGCAGCGCTCCTGAGACCGGCACGGCCGTCATCGCCGTACTTTTGCCCTGTCTGGGGAATTCGCTGCCGGAGCGTAGCGGCATAGGGGGCACACAATCCCTAGGACGACCGCCTCACGGCGGTGTCATCGGGCATCAGGGAATCCGGCGGCGGACATGATCCCGCGTCCGTCTCGCGGGTCGCGTCGGACACTCTTCGTGCGGATCGACGAACCCGCTCACGTCACACGCGATCGGCCAAAGGGTGATCATGCCGAGTCACGCATCGCGAACAGCACAGGTCGGAGGCGGCTCGCGGATTCCGCCCAGGCGATCACGCGGACGCCTGCACCACGTCTTCGAGGCACGTTGTGACCTGACACCGGGGGCGACGGCCCTGGAGTGCGGACAGCTCACGTTGACGTACGCCGCGCTGGACGCCCGGGCGAACCGGCTGGCGCACCTGCTGCGCGACCTCGGAGTCGGATGCGGGTCCCGCGTCGCGATCCTGCTGCCGAGGTCGGTGCACACGTACGTGGCGTTGCTCGCGGTGGGCAAGGCCGGCGCGGCGTTCGTGCCGATCGACCCGCAGTCGCCGCCCGACCGCGTCGGCTACATCCTCGGGGACGCCGGCGCCGACCTCGTGCTCACCACGTCGGACCGGTCGTTGACCGTCGTCGCGCTGGGGCACCGCGTGCTCGAGCTCGACGCCTGCGCCGGCCTCGCCGCCGCTCCCGTCACCCGTCCGCCCGACGGCGCCGCCGACGACGATCCGGTCGCGTACGTGATGTACACCTCGGGGTCGAGCGGCCGGCCGAAGGGCGTCGAGGTGGCGCAGTCGAGCATCCGCAACTTCCTCGACGTCGTGCCGGGCCTGTACGGCGTGCGGCCGCACGACCGGGTCTATCAGGGGATGACGATCTCCTTCGACTTCTCCATCGAGGAGATCTGGCCGACGTGGTCGGCCGGCGCCGCCCTCGTCGCGGGCCCGGCGGGCTTACCGCAGTTCGGCGCGGAGCTCGCGGACTTCCTGGACCAGAGCGGGATCACGATCCTCTACTGCGTCCCGACGCTGCTCGCGACGATCCCGCGTGAGCTGCCGCGCCTGCGCACACTGATCGTCGGGGGCGAGCCCTGCCCGCCCCGGCTGGTGGAGCGGTGGAGCCGGCCGGGCCGCCGGATCCTCAACACGTACGGGCCCACCGAGGCGACCGTCACCGCGACCTGCGCCGAACTGCTCCCGGGGCGGCAGGTCACCATCGGCCGGCCGTTGCCGACCTACTCCGTCGTGCTGCTCGACGAGCGGCGCGACCCGGTGCCGGACGGCGAGGTCGGCGAGATCTGCATCGGGGGGCCCGGCGTCGCCCGCGGCTACGTCGGCCGCCCCGACCTGACCGCCGACCGCTTCGTCGAGCACCCGCTGGCTCCCCCGGGCGGCAGGTTGTACCGCACCGGGGACCTCGGCCGGGTGACCGCGAACGGGGAGATCGAATATCTGGGCCGCGCCGACTCCGAGGTGAAGATCCGGGGACATCGGGTGGACCTGGGCGAGATCGAGAACGTGCTGCTGGAGGACGCGGGCGTCGCCGAGGCCGTGGCCGCCCTCGTGCCCGTGCCCGGCACGGAGTCCTCCGGCGGCGAACTCGCCGCCTACGTCGTGCCCGCGGCGGCCGACGGGGACGGCGACGGGGACGGCGACGGCGGCCGGGCCCTCGCCGGGCGGCTCCACGACCGGCTGCGCCGCAGGCTGCCGTCGTACATGCTGCCCGCGTTCATGGACGTCGTGGCCGCGCTGCCGGCCATGCCGAGCGGCAAGGTGGACCGCCGGAAGCTGCCCCCGCCGACCGGCCGCCGCCTCGTGGGCCCCGGGCCGGTGACGCCCGCCGAGGGCGAGCTGGAGACACGTCTGCGCGAGGTGTGGGCGGAGGCGTTCGGCCTCGCTCCCGAGTCGCTGTCGGTCGAGGCGGACTTCTTCACCGACCTCGGCGGTCACTCCCTGCTGGCGGCCCGCGTGGTCTCGCTGCTGCGCGCCGGTGAGATCGGCGCGGGCCTCGCGGTGCGCGACCTCTACGCCAACCCCACCGTGCGCCGCCTCGCCGCGCATCTGGGCGGCCGTACGGGCGTGCCGGAGCCGGCCGCCCCGCCCCGCCCGGCTCCCCTCCGGCACGGCGGCCGCCGGATCGCGCTGGCCGGGGCCGCGCAGAGCGCGGTGATCTACCTGCTGCTGCTCGTGATCACACTGCCACTCTCCGTCACGCTGCACGATTGGACCACCCCCCGCCCGATTCCCGGTGTCCCGAGGAGGGACGAGGGGTGGCTGATGCTGCCCGGTGACGGCGCCGACCTGCTCGCCGCACTGGCGCTGGCCGCGATGACCGCCTATGTCTGGGTGCACTGGCTGCTGCCGGTGCTGCTCGCGCGGCCGCTGGCGGCCGGAATCCGGCCCGGCCGATATCCGCTGTGGGGCGTCACCTACCTGCGGCTGTGGGCACTGCAGTTGCTGCTG encodes:
- a CDS encoding DUF6401 family natural product biosynthesis protein; this encodes MSEQSWPARIRAEFAQRVLDLRHQHPGILASLDQHMAAVRHAIAELGERVGPASLVAYLIGYWDGAREKGWRAPGPGQPLDFAALRMTAVCLMLDAAAEPA
- a CDS encoding mechanosensitive ion channel family protein; translation: MAAPVDWGRGVADAWSSVATFVPKFLAFVVVLAVGWLIAKALRKAVDAVLERVGFDRWVERGSVGRALARSKYDASGLLAKLVYYAVLLVTLQIAFSVFGPNPVSELLAGVVAWLPKAAVAIIIIVVATAIARAVKDIVTAALGSLSYGRALATIASVFIIGLGVIAALNQIEVATTVTTPVLIAFLAAVAGILIVGVGGGLVRPMQQRWEHWLNRAEAETDTIRAQAAAYSRGRADAMETVTVPRTEQRVGAFAQPAPAAYPQNVAPSAGAAPSTGSAQAPRPAYPESTPPAAPGAPTTPVPPAGTVSPGNTVPPVSPGAQAGSQGVPGAQGVPGAQGAGAQGVPGAQGVPGAQGAPMPQDAPMPQDAPGEARPTSSWPDPPEEPPSPRG
- a CDS encoding nuclear transport factor 2 family protein — its product is MYEPSDEELKSVEDWFAQYDALAEQGEIERLADLAVFPMNLVTDVPGGFAAVRQWTREEYVEAMKEAMGGGTAGLGLESARTPRFLSPNLVFVETTATMTVEGRRESMHYGDLLVRTEEGWAFQTMAQGGWGHGWPPAKRG
- a CDS encoding MarR family winged helix-turn-helix transcriptional regulator → MSVSPNADPREDVHPVSAILDDLAVLAVRRLSTRDISLTAATTLSYLDRNGPARLSVLAAEQGVTQPSMTQLVQRLEREGLVSRGVDAQDGRAVLVGVTDAGRALLAERRRRRRERLDELLGTLSPGELRELTRAAGEFLPLLRRLLQNAADE
- a CDS encoding MFS transporter — protein: MSSAHAPASNPFKQPKAVWAVAFACVISFMGIGLVDPILPALSSKLHASPSQVSLLFTSYLVVTAVAMLVTGWVSSRIGAKRTLIAGLALIVVFAALAGMSGSIGGIVGFRAGWGLGNALFIATSLAVIVASSSGGFAGAIILYETALGVGIAVGPLLGGVLGGISWRGPFFGVAVLMAIALIATVTLVRPTPTPAAKTSVAAPIKALRHRGLLILGLTALCYNWGFFTVLGYAPYPMELNEHQLGLVFTGWGILVAIFSVFGAPRLQARFGIARTLYANLVLFSLDILVIALFTDNRAVVICGVIVAGIFIGVNNTVTTQAVMTVAPVERPIASASYGFIRFIGGGLAPFVAGKLAEHFDSRHAPFYLGAAAVLLGAVVLTAAHRQLGEAERAQAEMAAADPAAADPAAARREELEEEALAEDVGSAT
- a CDS encoding STAS domain-containing protein yields the protein MTRIIACGEIDIGTAGHLYRAVLDVLRRQRPVRMELDLARVTFLDASGVRALLMSRDAAAEVGCHLTVVEPSRIAHRVLDIVGLLETLGLAPVPPPSPPAGDR
- a CDS encoding GAF and ANTAR domain-containing protein; translation: MAARDANGDKGRGRPSSAFTGHAAGDELAVKLSDLARTLQDEDTAQETLDAIVGAAVDTVPGAQDAGLTVVIRRREVETQASTGDLVRQADKAQYDTGEGPCLDATYKHRTVRLPDMTHEERWPEFTRRAVELGVRSMLSFQLYVHKGDLGALNLYSRERNAFDDESEHVGLLFAAHAAVAMSGARQQEQLRRAIAVRDLIGQAKGVLMERHKLTADQAFSLLVRASQQTNTKLVEVAEYLVDTGELRTREDR
- a CDS encoding lactate 2-monooxygenase produces the protein MTTWADFQYEIYLNGMTGTVPRLPTDLTRLEEMAERRLGPGPFGYVAGSAGSGRTERANREALDHWRIVPRMLRDVRERDLSVTVLGRKLPAPLALAPIGVLSIMHPEAERAAARAAAALGVPFVLSSASSTPMEDVAAAMGDAERWFQLYWGKDREVTLSFLARAKAAGFTVLVVTLDTPLLAWRPRDLDQAYLPFLRGVGTANYFTDPAFQAGLARPVHEDPNAAVLHFVGMFGDPGKTWPDLALLREHWDGPIVLKGVLHPDDARLAAEAGMDGVVVSNHGGRQVNGSIGAADALPAVADAVADRLTVLFDGGIRTGDDVVKALALGARTVLLGRPYAYGLGLDGQAGVEHVIRCVLAETDLTLALSGCAGVAALTPDLLTRI